The Anticarsia gemmatalis isolate Benzon Research Colony breed Stoneville strain chromosome 12, ilAntGemm2 primary, whole genome shotgun sequence genome segment CGACGAACTGACGCGCCTGATTGTTTCTGTCCCTCCAGCAGTGAGCAGCGGTTACGGAACGTGTGTTGGTCAGCAGCGACGAGCCGCATATTGATTGACGGCCATTAGTCAACGTGATCAATAGTCCTCCCTGTACCACAAACATGACGTAATTTATTAGATctcaatgaaaaaataataatcctcTCGAAATTAAGGACTTTATATCGCGTTTTATATGTGCTGAGGTAGAGTAACAAACACGATAAAGCTACTTACCAGAAAAGGGTATGCGCCAGCATTCGCCGCGGAGCCGCCGACAATCCTGCTGCCGTCGAAGTCCATGGCCTGCTCGGCTTGCATGATGCGTGCCGCCTCCGGGATGCCCACATTCTCGTGGTAATTGTTCTCTATCGGCTCATAGGCCAGCGCCAGCGCCGCGAGTGCGAACACGATCAACAAGCTCTTCATCTTTGTCTACTAGTTGTGCTGTGGTGCAGGTTCTTTCCTATTCTCAACTTATATACAAATTGCTAGACGTGCGATTATCTTATCGCTGTGTATTAAGTCTTTTAGAATGCAGATATTTGACTTTGCAATTGCACGTTTGGCAATCGGGAGTCCGTACATAAAGGttttaacaatttttgaaatgtattatatttcGAGGAGATTATACTCGTAGTCTATTTCGAAATACGGACTTGAATTATGATCTCATATGCTGTTTGTGTAGCTGACTAATGAGCAAGATTCTGTGTTCGTCagaatcataatattttgttcaatgtaGGTAAACATGGTTCATATCATCTCTTAGAAAATGATGGTTCAATAATGTTGTTCTGCCTACGGTTTGTAATGAGCCCTTGTGCTAGATGCCGCCGGCTCACGCTTGACTGATATGACGTGACAAAATTAGTTGAGGATCGTTAGATTACagaattaaattatctatttatcataGTTAGGTATATAGTGACTATCCATTATCGTCGCGAAGCACATGTAGTTGTAAAGACTTTCTTATTAAGCCGAATGTGAAACAGCGTACATGACGCGTGCGGCGTGACCGGGGCACCGCCGGGGCACCGCCGGGGCACCGCCGGGGCACCACCGGGGCACCGCCGGGGCACCACCGGGCATGACGCGGTGTAAGGGCTTCGTTACCGACACGGTGAACTTGCACATTTCCTATCATGTTTTCTAATTTCTATTGGAATTGCCTGCGACATTAGAGCCTATCTCTAGTTGGGTTCAAAATGGTTGTCGCATTTGCAGTTTATAAGAGGCGTGACGCCACCTAGGATCTACGGAAGAATATAAGGTACTTTTACCATTTGTTTTTATCGAAGATCGACGCGTTTATTTATTCTTGATTGAATGGGCTACATCCATGCTATTGATTACATTGATACTATTgattatattgattaaattgtCCCAATATATTGAAGAAATCTAAGTAATCTCAGtgaattcaaaaaaatattttgctaattgTACCTGTGTTGCGTATGTTTTAGTGCTAACTGTGCTCATATTGTGAGCGCGATGCGCATGCCAAGTGtctgattattatttgtaaactgTAAACTGAGTCGTCCACTGGTGTGGCATtctcgaagatctttgacagtcctTACAGTacctagtagtagtagtagtcagaagcttgaaagtctgacaaccaggtTACTGTGTTGTGGAGACCGACAGGTCCGCTGGATGtcaaatactggtattcagctacatccggtgagactagaagccgactccaacatagttggaagaaaggcaaggCTGATATACAAACTGAAGTGattatgcaattttattttgcaatggGTTGAACCTTGGAAGTTGataatttgatattgttattcCTCATCGAACAATATAAGAATCACTTAAATCGGTTGACAAACCACGACGTAATCGTTGCATCGCCCGGATATTGAGCTctcctcctttttgaagtcgcttaataaaaagtttcctAAATGTTGCCTTGATACCTAATGGATGACTTAACCAGGTTTCTGTTCAATCTTATCCAGTATCCAGTCACATTTTCGGTACTCATAACTTTTGTTACTTAATATCCTCAACGGTATTTCTTATCAAAGATATTCAGCGAACAGAATTGACCCTTCTACAGGttgattgtaattaaattagcACAATGGCAGCCGCGCGGGTCCGCCGCTTACCTaatgaacatttaaataaaatgtaattatcgATTTACCGAAAAGcaagaatattttgataataaatacctacctattattatGCACTAGgcgacccgtgcggctccgctcctgtcgtgctgttgcattcgttgcagcacacttagacctagatactctcaaaataaaatacctacctgCATGCAAATACTTTAACAACTTTTTCGCTTTGACCTATTCTTCTGTCCGTACCCGTGCGTTACCTTCATTCGTGCTTACTTCTTTTCTCATGCTCCTGCCGGCGCCCGTGTACCTACTTGCTATGTAACGTACGCGTATGGAACCGCGCTAAAGTTCTTCACGCGCGAAATCATGAAGGTAACTACGATGATACGGTCGGCGCGGGTGCTGCGTCAACcagcatatttttatattcataagatattacagataatttaattttacctgtCATCCCGTCATATGATACATATTGCATAAAAAATTTGATTGccatttacctacatttttaaataataaaacgaaagCAAATAAGTTTGGTGAATGTtgtaaaatggattgcaacAGAAGTTGGGGGCAATCCTATAATCATATACTGGGCAAGCGGACACGTTAACATGCTTCGggctacaatttaaaatattgttatagagATTAGAGAAACCAGAAGCACGTAGCTCAACCTGAGACTGGAACACGTGCTGATGATTGTGACTATTTGTGACGAGCAGCAAGGAGAAGAGCGAGCCAGTAAGAGACGGGCAGACGGCATCGCTCGCGTGGAGTACACCGCTGCCGCGCTGCACCGGTCCCCGAGTCACACGAGTCACACGAGTCACCGCGTCTGACGAGAAAGTTACCTTGTAATCGTAGTAATCGTAATCAGTGCCGCACTCACACGTGCGCTGGAGATGTTCAATGAGTGCAAGTGTATTGTACTTTTGTACCGATATATCCTATAGTAACCACATcgcaacattttaaatagatattcttaaaattatttgaatctgTACTAGAGTAATAAAACCATTGCTATTGTAATGcttatgaaataatattctcGTGCTCGAACTAAATTGCATCGGAGAACACAATAATTAACTCCTACTAATCATATTTGACGGTAGCACACGTACGTTCCTTGTAAAGTTGCGTTTATTTAGCTTTACAAACCAAAACGATGTATGATTGAAAGGAAAGAGTAGTCCTCCACGTACGAGTTCGACACTAGCATGCCTTAAATAACTGTGTTAAAAACTGATCATGATGTTCCTTTCATTGTTAGAACTAGGGCCAAATTATGTGTAACGCGGCGGCGGCACCAGCGTGTATCGTCTCCAAATAATACGACGATTGTACTAAAGTGTAGATGCGATAAAAACTGTGTGGTCACTGGTCATATTAGTGACTTCGATGCAAGGACTACCGTGCAAGTAATTCTAAATGACAGAAATCATTTTCAAACGTTGCATACGCCTGAACTGATCGTAAACAGCGGCCAAAATGAACAACAAATAGAATAACTACGGAACCAGTCGGCAGTTTGACACGTACCTGGTCCCTTCTGCCACTTACATAAGATTTAACATTGTTGTACTATGCAAGTATTACAAGTGTTAAATACATGATTCAGGTGATTGTGGTGCACAGAATTCAGTTTTCCAGGCTCGGTATTGCGCCTAAAGTGAAGTATTTAGTTATCTTACGACACGAGACGCCAgtaatatgtaatattgtaaGGACAACTTAgtgaaatacaattttaatgcattgttttatttgttaattaaagcATCACATAGCGTAGTTGTCATGTTCAAATCCTGGCGCGGATCCATGACGCGAAAGATGTGACTCGTGCGAAACCGGCCGGGAAACCGCGGTTGCAACCATCGCGATGTCCGAAGGATGTCACACCGATCTGTTGGCAAATAAATAAGTTAGCTTAATATTTATACGAAAACTTgcctaatttaatattaaatataaacgcCCTGATCAATAATAAGGGACGGTATTGTAGTGCTTCTTACCAAAGTGTTTCCGATAGCGAGAGGTCCGCCGGAGTCTCCGCCGCAGGTACCGATTCCACCAGCGCCGCTGGTACACAGAGTGGAGGCGATGATACTGCCGCCATAAGTCCGCTGACATTCGGCGTTGGTGATCACTTGAAGCCTCACGTGCCTCTTGTTTCCAGTGTTTCCTGTATGACCATACACATATTGATTTCATTATTATCCGAGGGTCAAGAAACAACGCGGCCGGCTGAGTTcattactgtttgtttgtttgttactcaccGCCGTTGTCTCTGCCGAAACCGGCGGCGTTGGCCCACGAGCCGACATAGTTGTTGTTGCCGCCGGCCAGACCGATGTTGCGGATCACATCTGTAACATACAACAGTAGTTAGTGAGAGGGGAGTGACGACATGCAGTCAATCATAgtgttattgttatataatactgACTGGTGTATGCGACACGGTTGTGATTGATGATGGCGATGTCGTTGGCGAGGGTGATCACATTATAACTGCCGTGCAGGACTACACTGGAGGTAGTGGTGCGGACTCCTCCAGACATGAGACGGTTAGATCCGTGGACCACGACGAACTGACGCGCCTGATTGTTTCTGTCCCTCCAGCAGTGAGCAGCGGTTACGGAACGTGTGTTGGTCAGCAGCGACGAGCCGCATATTGATTGACGGCCATTAGTCAACGTGATCACAAGTCCCCCCTGTAGTATAACaactatgatttattaaatCACGAAAAATAAGACGATTATATGAGGCCGGAGGAAACaatattacatttcaattttgTTGAGACTTAGTAACAAACAAGAGAAACTCTTAGCTCACCAGAAAAGGATATGCGCCAGCATTCGCCGCGGAGCCGCCGACAATCCTGCTGCCGTCGAAGTCCATGGCCTGCTCGGCTTGCATGATGCGTGCCGCCTCCGGGATGCCCACATTCTCGTGGTAATTGTTCTCTATCGGCTCATAGGCCAGCGCCAGCGCCGCGAGTGCGAACACGATCAACAAGCTCTTCATCTTTGTCTACTAGTTGTGCTGTGGTGCAGTTTCCTTGGCATCCACAACTTATATACAAACTGCTAGGCCTGCGATTATCTAATCGATGTGAATTAAGTAATTAAGGAAAGCTTATGCTACTTTGCTATTGCACGTTTGGATATCAGGATTCCGTACACGAAGAGGTAAacaaacgtttaaaaaataatacatgccatatttaattgtacaataataaactttgtattGTACATCTCACTGTCACTcgttataaattgtaaatattcattaaatattactattataagtaACATGTAACTGAAGTCGTGCATTAGCATTAGGAAATATAACGTTTATTTAGTAATGGCTCGTTTGTTGTAACGAACGGCTCGCGGGTCGCGTACCACTATCAACGAACTAAGTCTACttgaaataacataattatatttcttagaaaatgctcgttcaaatatttcacaattcCTACAGTTTGTTGCGTCGAGCCCAAGTGCAGGAAGCCGGCTCACACTTGACTGGTAGGACGTATCAAAATAAGTTGGACATCGTTATGTATCGAatgattattatctatttatcgtAATTGAGTATGTTGTGTTGATGCGTTACAGTGGAGCGCTTGCTGTTGTTGTTTACACGTTTCAGCGCTGttgaaatattagtaaaatcGCAGCAGCCGTCTTACTGCCGAAGACTGCCCACTGCCCACACACAAGTAGTGCACAGTGCGCCTACAGAGTGTAAGCTGTACTAGTGCTTACAAGCGGTCCGCTGTAGGGACACGCGTGCGCGTGACCTCTCACCGTGCCCTCAGCGTGCCCTCAGCGTGCTCTCAGCGTGCTCTCAGCGTGCTCTCAGCGTGCTCTCAGCGTGCTCTCAGCGACGCACTACCACGGTACTGAGGGTACTCACAGGGGGACTGGATTTCTACACGGACGGCGCACCCTTAACacctatttttgttaaaacacaCAAGGATCTCTTCCATacagcaaaacaaatatttccgAGAAATACAACGATAGAGATAGATTAGTGCTTGATTGTATACCTAAGACTATGCTTTACCCGAAAAATTCACTTGCAATCATTGTGTGTCAAAGTATTTAATGCtctaccaaataatataaaaatgttgcctgaaaaaacatttaaaattcaaataaaattcaattaaataatttctcaTGCTATTTTTAAGGTAGAGTTTCGAGTGTTTTtgttaagaagaaaataatgttataccGATCATAATACATACTAAAGTGTCTTatagtatttgaaatattaaaaactatatttaaaaaaaaacagtatgtAGAAGAATATTCCTGTGTGTtctgattaattatattaatattaatatgaatgttTTTTGAGGAAGCTCTATGTTAGACGTATACTATATAAATTCCAGGTCGTAGTTGTCATAAGAATGCATCGCCATCGGAACTTGAACAGACAGAACAGTGTCAAGTTTCAAGTCAGTAGAATTATAGGTAAGAGGGAGTGTTTGTAACTGAGCTCGCAACATTTGCCCCGAACCGTGTGTCAGTTGGCTAGGACttgcaatttcaataaaacattttaatttaattcaaattaaactGGTTTTAATTGCTCGAAAACCATTCATCGGTTTATCGACCTAATTACCAAAAATCACCTATTCCAGTATCTCTATGAAGCGATCTAAATGTATGTTCCTGCATTAGCTATGCCCACGATTCTGACCGCATCATTGTGTTTAAATCCCGGTTAAAAACTATCTGTTTATCACAATTTCGTCAATTCCGTGTTATTTCTTACCCAAACGGGAAGACTCGGTCGGGAGACTGTAATGTCTGTAATGATTGAATGACGTTGGTTGAATTGGTCGTAAACTATCGGTTACGACACGGACTCGTGAGATGCACGAGTCATCACttcattcatattatattttaggaaCAATGAGTGCTTGCCGGCCGCCTGGTAGCGCGTCACAAATAGCTTCACTATTGTCTTTAGTCTACCCTTACAACATACTCGTATAACCGCCATTCCCTACTTTTGAAACAAACGAGACATTGTGAGGACACCACAACTGTCCCTAGTCATACGCCTGCAGCTCGAGGTATCTTACTCTCTCctgaaaatatgaatatgagGTGGTTTCACAACCATTTTCGGAATATACATACATGTCGATACGTCTGGTTCGCACAGACAGCGCCACACCGTCAGGTAGTCTATGTTCGTTTCAgcattatacatttaaaagacGTTGTTTTCAAAACGTTATTAAGTATACTGATTACGAATTCCTTAACGATAAGCTTTGATTAAAGTTCCTGCATgtttgaggcgctcatagctagaTTACGTGCATTGCGCAGCGTGGTGTAACGCGATAGTTTGGCTACAGATGGACCGCAAACACGACTGCCCTACACTACACTAGTACACTCATAGGTGAATGAAATCATAACTTCGGGTCTTCCCTACATCGGCCACTACACACCTAGTTTCATATTGCTAACGTTTTACGACACATTTTCCCTACTCACAAACACACGATTTTATTACGGTTTCAGCCATCCAAAACCTTGGCTCATTAAACAATTACCGTTCCACCGCGCAAGTACCATCACGCGCTAACAAATCACAGAAATCTCATAAAATATCACGTTCGGTGGAGCAACGCAGACGGCGGGAGGAGCGTGGACGAATAGCTAGGGTATGGAGATCCGTAATTACGGAAACTGCAAGTCGAGCATGCACCGCACCGGCTAGTGAGTTCGTCTCGAGGCGAGGTGATTATGTTACGATTCCGATCAGTGTCGTTGCAGCAGGGAgcttcaaacaataaataacactgAACAGCttgagttgatacggtgacggtCCCCTTCCGAGTCGATACGCGTGCTACGACCTTAATCAACTTCAGAGCGGTCGTTTCGCAATGTCAATTCTCGCTATATTAATCACTAGCAGCCCATCCCGGCTTCGCAcggacataatattataataaaagaaaatttacaatgttttacagtgagtttctaaaaaataatattcattgaaaacaaaaaactaagttatactcttttttgtgaatatattttttttaatatttttttggtaggtatattatttttcaccttttttttgtttaatttatttataactagctgacccgtgcagctccgctcgcgtgaatttcgtactgttgcttattcgtttgagcacgcgaattgcgaagcactcgatacacctacacataaatatgctaacaactcttttgtcatctaatggttatttacgaaagggacccgaagggcacacaatgtggcacaggctcaggcaggcctgatttcctgtggttaccttcttttccgctctcgtctgtatccgtaccagtttacagtataaaatataataccttattatagactgaccattgcttacccgtctggattcagaatattattataggtacagacagaccaattttttttttaaagactactcccgcactaagtattgctcttgtgtcgcggggacttttacaaacatacaaacaacggacacaaagcacaaccagacccgaaacaattatttgtggatcgcacaaataattgtcccgtgtgggaatcgaacccacgacctcccgttgcagtggtatcggcgtggcgacctaaaccactgcgccacagaggcagtcaaaagtcaaaagtctatctgcgccggagctcttcacacgcgtaataatgtcaTTGTATACTTGCGATTATACGTCCGAAATCGCGTAAcccgtaatatttttttatatatcatccgttgtttattttttaaaacttaccacatagtctgtttcatagctatccaatttatttccttaatgcaaccaattaatttggttatgtgtttcgaacaacaacgccatctgttagttgcggcgaacaacgacaacaaacgaaattactctgttggccatctaggatatcccgaccgcaccggacccacgtaaaccaacatttttgtgtaaaatatcatacaacatttatgtttgaaaatcctataaatgtatagcatgtttcaaaggtattttttttacaataaagccatcaaaataaattaattagaaaaaacatgctttgttgcgaactataacgccatctattggttggtgccaacaacaggtatcgatacggcagacGCAGCGTTAACTTtatatatgcgaatgttgtgaaatagattgcaacgccatctatggtctctatagaaaaacgcaggttcaaacgatttagttctacgtatttttttcaattttctaaaattctttgaaattttatgctataaaaagtatcctaaaagttgctccactacttattctatgcatataccaaatctCAGTGCATtatatccggtagtttttacgtgatagcgacacatacagacggaggacagacagacagacagacagacagacagacagtcagaaaagaaaattataaattgcagattcggtatcagtatccgttactaaacatcccccattggttttttttaaatatattcaatgtacagaattgacctctctacagatttattataagtatagactagctgacctgcgcaacttcgcttgcgtcacttaagagaatgggtcaagattttccccgtttttgtaacatttttcgttgctactccgctcaaaatgaccgtagcgtgatgttatatagcttatagccttcctcgataaatggactatctaagactgaaagaatttttcaaatccgaccagtagttcctgagattagcgcgttcaaacaaacaaacaaacaaacaaacgaacgaacaaacaaacaaacaaactcttcagctttataatattagtatagattagtatagattactaaaggccgcgtggaaacccttcccatattaatcccgatccctcgggaactccgggataaaaagtgaaaaaaaacctatgtgttattctgggtcttcagctacctacataccaaattcagtagtatttgcgtgaaagagtaacaaacataatgtcctcctagccgatatacggctacggcggtcagtttcattgaacctggccatctgtgcaggactttgtttatagtgtccaagtgtgtgcacaatacacaggtacactctctattccttcactctcatagtccggtgggacggataaccgacacgaccagtgagaggtcaggcgcaggaccgacggctttacgtgctctccaaggcacggaggtcttcgacctcaacttcctaactccgggcaatctctaagaaattcttaatagaaaatctcagaaaagactttttggcgcgagccaggattcgaacccgagacctctcaccaccgcagtcgcatatactaccgaccgcgccacagaggcagttaagttgccaacaaacatacatacatactcacaaactttcgcatttataatattagtaggattactTACTTCTTCTCTACGGACTCGGCTATCTGAAGCGCTCTCTCGCGGCTAAGATTGCCAAACATTAATCCTTCAATATGGACTTTTCTAATCATCTTTGAAGCGAAATCATCTAACTGTTCCGGTGTCATACctagaaagaaataaataataatatacatacagcAGCTGACCcacacaacttcgcttgcgtcacataagagagaatgggtcaaaaatttcccgtttttgtaacatttttcaagtTTTAGTAAGCATGccgaattttttttaaaaagaaacatagcCTCTGTTACTCGGGAATAGTATAGCTTGCCAACggtgaaagatatttttaaatcggtccagtagtttcgGAGCCTATTCAATTCATAGAAACATAGACAAGAGACTGAATTAAGTCTAGTATCAGTGATAGTTATATCTTTCAGTCTAGACGAGGAGTGCGAAAGTTTCGACGGCTGTTTCTGTTTTCAATATTTGCAGATTGagagataaaattaataaatactgtCACTACCGTATGATAACAACATACAGACAAGCAATCTTTTAATTGCACAACATTAACAAACGGTGCTATTTACCACtgatatacctatattttcaCACGATTGCTGTGATTTTTAGGAATGTCGTACATTTTCGTTGTAGTGGGTTTCAAAGCGTGTATCGTGACTTTAGTTCCTGCATGAAGAATAAACAATACAGGGTACGAACTCAGTGAAAAACGATTAATgttatgcaatattttattggcAACTAGTAAACTCCACAAAGTGGTGACTGGAGGTGACAATCAGAGCCTGGCGCGGATCCATGACTCGAACGAGGTCACTCGCGCGAAACCAGCCGGTAAACCGACCGCGCAGCCACGGTTGGATCCGAACGATGTCACGCCGATCTgttgacaaacaaaattattcaataaagtaaatttaatattttttatagaaacgtATAAAATTTGGAGCCGATTAAAAATGGTAATAATTATTACCAAAGTGTTTCCGACAGCGAGAGGTCCGCCGGAGTCTCCGCCGCAGGTACCGACTCCACCAGCGCCGCTGGTACACAGAGTGGAGGCGATGACGACACCATAAGTCTGACGGCACACGGCGTTGGTGATCACTTGAAGCCTCACGTGCCTCTTGTTGCCGGAGCTTCCTGTGTAACCATACATAATGAacgttattaatttaatttatataatatatgccTAAAAAAATAACGAACACGCCATAGTGTCATCGTCTCACCGTCATTAGTGGCGCCGAAGCCGGCGGCGTTGGCCCACGTGCCGACGAATTGATTGCTGCCGCTGGCCAGACCGATGTTACGGATGGCGTCTGTAACATACAACAGTAGTTAGTGAGAGGGGAGTGACGACATGCAGTCAATCATAgagttattgttatataatactgACTGGTGTATCCGACATGGTTGTGGTTGATGATGGCGATGTCGTTGGCGAGAGTGACCATGTTATAACTGCCGTGCATAACCACGTTAGTGGTAGTGGTGCGGACTCCTCCGGATGTGAGACGGTTAGATCCATGGACCACGACGAACTGACGCGCCTGGTGATTTGTGGACCTCCAGCAGTGAGCAGCGGTTACGGAACGTGTGTTGGTCAGCAGCGACGAGCCGCATATTGATTGACGGCCATCAGTCAACGTGATTAATAGTCCTCCCTGTACCACAAATATGGCGTAATTTATTAGTgttcattcacgttgactcgcggtcGCGTTGGCGGGCGCGGTcacgaaatatcaaacatatggcgttATACCGAAGTGTTCCCGTACAAACCCTACGCGCGGTCTAAGTAGCGGGCAAGCTAGCGATGTCGCGCGCGGCGCGCTCGCGgcaatatcaaacgcgtgagatgttcgtgtgtgttcacgtcgaactagcggtggccgGCGCGATGTATTCGCGACGCCAAGTAAGTTCAGctagtttgagccagtttgagcgtGTAACTAGAAAGAaacgcctggcggccaacgtgaacacaaatcgccacgtccccgcgctcgcgaccgccaccgcgcccgcgcgttccaacgtgaacaagcacttagatctcaatgaaaaaataataatcctcTCGAAATTTAGGACTTCTTATCGCTGAGGTAGAGTAACAAACACGATAAAGCTACTTACCAGAAAAGGGTATGCGCCAGCATTCGCCGCGGAGCCGCCGACAATCCTGCTGCCGTCGAAGTCCATGGCCTGCTCGGCTTGCATGATGCGTGCCGCCTCCGGGATGCCCACATTCTCGTGGTAATTGTTCTCTATCGGCTCATAGGCCAGCGCCAGCGCCGCGAGTGCGAACACGATCAACAAGCTCTTCATCTTTGTCTACTAGTTGTGCTTTGGTGCAGGTTCTTTCCTATTCTCAACTTATATACAAATTGCTAGACGTGCGATTATCTTATCGCTGTGTATTAAGTCTTTTAGAATGCAGATATTTGACTTTGCAATTGCACGTTTGGCAATCGGGAGTCCGTACATAAAGGttttaacaatttttgaaatgtattatatttcGAGGAGATTATACTCGTAGTCTATTTCGAAATACGGACTTGAATTATGATTTCATATGCTGTTTGTGTGGCTGACTAATGAGCAAGATTCTGTGTTCGTCagaatcataat includes the following:
- the LOC142977338 gene encoding collagenase-like → MKSLLIVFALAALALAYEPIENNYHENVGIPEAARIMQAEQAMDFDGSRIVGGSAANAGAYPFLGGLVITLTNGRQSICGSSLLTNTRSVTAAHCWRDRNNQARQFVVVHGSNRLMSGGVRTTTSSVVLHGSYNVITLANDIAIINHNRVAYTNVIRNIGLAGGNNNYVGSWANAAGFGRDNGGNTGNKRHVRLQVITNAECQRTYGGSIIASTLCTSGAGGIGTCGGDSGGPLAIGNTLIGVTSFGHRDGCNRGFPAGFARVTSFASWIRARI
- the LOC142977343 gene encoding collagenase-like → MKSLLIVFALAALALAYEPIENNYHENVGIPEAARIMQAEQAMDFDGSRIVGGSAANAGAYPFLGGLLITLTDGRQSICGSSLLTNTRSVTAAHCWRSTNHQARQFVVVHGSNRLTSGGVRTTTTNVVMHGSYNMVTLANDIAIINHNHVGYTNAIRNIGLASGSNQFVGTWANAAGFGATNDGSSGNKRHVRLQVITNAVCRQTYGVVIASTLCTSGAGGVGTCGGDSGGPLAVGNTLIGVTSFGSNRGCAVGLPAGFARVTSFESWIRARL